A genome region from Maridesulfovibrio salexigens DSM 2638 includes the following:
- a CDS encoding gamma-glutamyltransferase family protein — translation MSTFEISSHHLPAFTFNSRRSPVYATKGMVASSQPLATEAGVEILRKGGNAADAAIAVAAALAVVEPCSTGLGGDAFALFYSATAKDVFALNGSGKSAQDISLEKVTAMGISGELPLRHAMTVNVPGALGLWADLVERHGTLELSEIFAPAIRYAMQGFPVSPVTAQLWNEGSEILKHSPGGEQLLLNDKAPRCGEIMLNRNLGLLLARLADHSPSGAKQLFYTGDIAEKIVKIVRDHGGFLSENDMASHSSLFQESISVNYRGYEIHECPPNGQGLAALLALNTLNDIDVAELGAPDSPERLHHLIEAMRLAFADARLHVADPHHYSTPLKKLLSPSYGAKRAAQIFPDRAKLDNTSGVPLNSSDTVYFCVVDKDGNGCSMVNSNYLGFGTGIVPEGLGFSLQNRGHNFSLDPNHPNVLAGGKRSYHTIIPGICLREDKSLHSTFGVMGGFMQPQGHMQVISAMLDDGANPQEALNRLRFCIEPGEAGGKICLEEGLPGATIERLSAMGHELEMRGGYDRTLFGRGQIIVRDPEKGTLCGGCDPRSDGHAGGLC, via the coding sequence ATGTCCACCTTTGAGATTTCCTCCCATCATCTCCCGGCATTCACCTTCAATTCCCGCCGCTCTCCGGTATACGCAACAAAAGGGATGGTTGCTTCGAGTCAGCCACTTGCCACTGAAGCCGGAGTGGAAATACTTCGTAAAGGCGGCAATGCAGCTGATGCTGCCATTGCGGTTGCTGCCGCCCTTGCTGTTGTGGAGCCATGCAGCACCGGATTGGGTGGAGATGCATTTGCGCTTTTTTACTCTGCTACAGCAAAAGATGTTTTCGCATTGAACGGTTCCGGTAAATCAGCTCAAGACATTTCCCTTGAAAAAGTTACTGCTATGGGAATTTCCGGAGAACTCCCCCTGCGCCATGCCATGACCGTCAACGTTCCGGGCGCTCTTGGACTTTGGGCCGATCTGGTGGAGCGACACGGAACTCTGGAACTTTCTGAAATCTTCGCTCCGGCAATTCGATACGCCATGCAAGGTTTCCCGGTCAGCCCCGTAACAGCACAGCTTTGGAATGAAGGATCTGAAATCCTTAAACACAGTCCCGGCGGCGAACAATTGCTATTAAATGACAAAGCTCCCCGCTGCGGTGAAATCATGCTCAACCGCAATCTGGGGCTGCTGCTTGCGCGTCTGGCGGATCATTCCCCATCCGGTGCAAAACAACTTTTCTACACTGGTGATATTGCAGAAAAGATAGTCAAAATAGTCCGCGATCACGGCGGCTTCCTTTCTGAAAATGACATGGCTTCACACTCAAGCCTGTTTCAAGAATCCATCAGTGTAAATTACCGCGGATATGAAATCCATGAATGCCCGCCCAATGGTCAGGGACTAGCTGCCCTGCTAGCCTTAAACACACTTAATGATATTGATGTAGCCGAACTGGGCGCACCGGACTCTCCCGAGCGATTGCATCATCTTATTGAAGCTATGCGGCTCGCATTTGCTGATGCCCGCCTGCACGTTGCCGACCCCCATCATTATTCTACCCCTCTTAAAAAGCTGCTCTCCCCCTCTTATGGCGCGAAAAGGGCAGCCCAAATTTTCCCGGACCGGGCCAAGCTGGACAACACCAGTGGAGTCCCCCTCAATTCATCTGATACTGTATACTTCTGCGTAGTGGATAAGGACGGTAACGGCTGCTCTATGGTTAATTCCAACTACCTTGGATTCGGAACCGGAATAGTCCCTGAAGGACTGGGGTTCTCACTGCAAAACAGAGGGCACAACTTTTCTCTCGATCCTAACCACCCCAACGTGCTTGCCGGAGGTAAACGCAGCTACCACACAATCATTCCCGGCATATGTCTGCGCGAAGACAAATCTCTGCACTCAACATTCGGTGTCATGGGTGGATTCATGCAGCCGCAGGGACATATGCAGGTAATCTCTGCCATGCTTGATGACGGCGCGAATCCGCAGGAAGCACTAAATAGACTACGTTTCTGCATTGAACCGGGAGAAGCCGGAGGTAAAATATGTCTGGAAGAAGGGCTGCCCGGTGCGACAATTGAAAGACTCTCCGCCATGGGACATGAGCTTGAAATGCGCGGAGGATATGACCGAACTCTTTTCGGACGGGGACAGATAATCGTGCGTGATCCGGAAAAAGGCACACTTTGCGGAGGATGCGATCCCCGTTCCGACGGACATGCCGGCGGACTGTGTTAA